From Zhongshania aliphaticivorans, one genomic window encodes:
- a CDS encoding nucleotidyl transferase AbiEii/AbiGii toxin family protein: MNELYKPQVRLLLDVLPEVAKEACFAMHGGTAINLFVRDMPRLSVDIDLTYIEITDRSESLAAINDALLNIKARIEALRRTIRVEHKPNICKLQLDADGVLIKIEVNTVGRGLLGESSLRPLCDFAQSEFDVFCVVPIVPLAQLYGGKLCAALDRQHPRDLFDVKLLFDNEGLTDDIRQGLLFSLVASNQPTYELLDPNLLDQRAAYQNQFEGMSAVPFSYEAFELTRTRLISTIRADLTAGEKAFLLAFNRLEPDWSEYPWGDFPALRWKLQNLSTLKERNGDKYDYQLQRLERILLAK, from the coding sequence GTGAATGAATTATATAAACCTCAGGTTAGGCTTCTTCTTGACGTCTTACCCGAAGTGGCAAAAGAAGCTTGTTTTGCCATGCATGGCGGCACCGCGATTAATCTATTTGTGCGGGATATGCCAAGGTTGTCGGTGGATATTGATCTAACGTATATCGAGATTACAGACAGATCTGAATCATTGGCGGCGATAAATGACGCTTTATTAAATATTAAAGCGCGCATAGAGGCATTGCGCCGGACAATAAGAGTTGAGCACAAACCAAATATTTGTAAGCTCCAGCTCGATGCAGATGGTGTTCTGATTAAAATTGAGGTGAATACCGTAGGGCGTGGTTTGTTGGGCGAGTCTAGTCTGCGGCCGCTGTGTGACTTCGCTCAGAGCGAGTTTGATGTGTTTTGTGTGGTGCCCATTGTCCCGCTTGCGCAGCTTTATGGTGGCAAGCTGTGCGCCGCACTGGATCGTCAGCATCCTAGGGATTTATTCGATGTGAAATTATTGTTCGATAACGAGGGGCTCACAGATGATATTCGTCAGGGCCTCCTGTTTAGTTTGGTGGCGAGTAATCAGCCGACGTACGAATTGCTTGATCCTAACTTATTAGACCAACGTGCGGCATATCAAAATCAGTTTGAGGGGATGAGTGCAGTGCCCTTTAGTTACGAGGCTTTTGAGCTAACTCGTACGAGGCTGATTAGTACCATTCGCGCTGACCTTACCGCCGGTGAAAAAGCGTTTTTGTTGGCTTTTAATCGTTTGGAGCCAGATTGGTCAGAGTACCCTTGGGGTGATTTCCCAGCTTTGCGCTGGAAGCTTCAGAATCTCTCTACGTTGAAAGAGCGTAACGGCGATAAATATGATTATCAGCTTCAGCGATTGGAGCGCATATTGCTGGCTAAATAA
- a CDS encoding BrnA antitoxin family protein: MTKLKKIPDFKSEQKEREFWENHDSSEYLDLSKAKRAILPNLKPSTKTISLRLPEGLLDSIKVEANKRDMPYQSLIKAWLAKEVQENRR; the protein is encoded by the coding sequence ATGACAAAGCTTAAGAAAATACCGGACTTTAAATCAGAGCAGAAAGAACGCGAGTTTTGGGAAAACCATGACTCAAGCGAATACTTGGATTTGAGCAAAGCTAAGCGAGCGATCCTTCCAAACCTGAAGCCCTCAACGAAAACCATTTCTTTGCGGCTACCCGAAGGCTTACTGGATAGCATCAAGGTTGAGGCCAATAAAAGGGACATGCCGTATCAATCTCTCATCAAGGCTTGGCTCGCCAAAGAAGTTCAAGAAAACCGCCGGTAA
- the tnpA gene encoding IS66 family insertion sequence element accessory protein TnpA: MTTINKAQFWQDHVTAWQGSGLSQAAYCKQHEIKFHNFAYWRNRLSPAKAPSAKLLKLGGMPASSRMIMNLPLGVRLELSASDLPVVLPAVLQLLRESN, translated from the coding sequence ATGACCACCATCAACAAAGCCCAATTCTGGCAAGACCATGTCACCGCCTGGCAAGGCAGCGGACTATCCCAAGCCGCGTATTGCAAGCAGCATGAGATCAAATTTCATAACTTCGCGTATTGGCGCAATCGATTGAGCCCCGCAAAAGCGCCCTCAGCAAAATTATTAAAACTGGGCGGCATGCCAGCCTCATCTCGTATGATAATGAATTTACCGCTCGGCGTTCGATTGGAATTATCCGCCAGCGATTTGCCTGTCGTGTTGCCCGCCGTGCTGCAACTCCTTCGGGAATCGAACTGA
- a CDS encoding ComEC/Rec2 family competence protein has protein sequence MTVKSKKTRFRAYQLGNAGSSFSYFNGGFFTLIEARYNETNEESIKQELKLCDVTKINNLHITSWDRDHCSPSQLEKILAEFKPNKIEYPGYIPHSEAGKESLKIIKAYELRGKGSNKIISVTPEYIDSLDKAENYGYKDTLHHPKVIDDESSNNNSTVKHFRSGSFNVLSLGDVECNNIASGLRRQRTINQETDIMILAHHGASNGFTTSAFVKTVRPTIAIASADYANQFKHPKQEIRDLLHKNDVKLFTTKNGDVVVFSTGSHAGHYKVVNLKAGSAEVSSEYDFIARKTSFLRNNTDTIRARINRGNRGPRR, from the coding sequence ATGACAGTCAAAAGTAAAAAAACTCGATTTCGGGCTTATCAGTTGGGAAATGCTGGCTCTTCTTTTTCTTATTTTAACGGGGGTTTCTTTACCCTCATTGAAGCTCGCTATAACGAAACCAATGAAGAAAGTATTAAGCAAGAGTTGAAGTTATGCGATGTGACAAAGATTAATAATCTACACATTACCTCTTGGGATAGAGATCATTGTTCGCCATCTCAGCTTGAGAAAATTCTTGCAGAATTCAAGCCGAACAAGATCGAATATCCGGGATATATTCCTCACTCAGAGGCAGGAAAAGAGAGCCTGAAAATCATAAAAGCTTATGAATTGCGAGGGAAAGGCAGCAACAAGATTATTAGTGTAACGCCAGAATATATTGATAGCTTAGATAAGGCGGAAAATTATGGGTATAAAGATACATTACATCACCCCAAGGTAATAGACGATGAAAGTTCCAACAACAACTCAACGGTAAAGCATTTTAGGTCAGGATCTTTCAATGTTTTAAGTTTGGGTGATGTTGAATGCAACAATATTGCATCAGGGCTTCGTCGTCAGAGAACCATTAATCAAGAGACAGATATTATGATTCTTGCGCATCATGGCGCTAGTAACGGATTTACAACGTCAGCTTTCGTAAAAACTGTCCGGCCTACTATTGCAATTGCTAGTGCAGATTATGCAAATCAATTTAAACATCCGAAGCAAGAAATAAGAGATCTCTTGCACAAAAACGATGTCAAGTTATTTACAACCAAGAATGGAGATGTCGTGGTTTTCTCAACCGGCTCTCATGCAGGGCATTACAAGGTGGTAAATTTAAAAGCGGGCAGCGCTGAGGTTTCCAGTGAATATGATTTTATTGCTCGTAAAACAAGTTTTTTAAGAAATAACACTGATACTATCAGGGCAAGAATAAACAGGGGTAATCGTGGGCCTAGGCGCTAA
- the tnpC gene encoding IS66 family transposase — MTTRPSTPSSDDIHSLKALLLEKDKRISLLEAQVRLLRHKRFAASSEKSDGQAELFNEAEAAEPVPEDDLDENTDDAETETIQYERRKSRGRKSLPADLPHVRIEHDLADADKVCECGCALTHIGEDTSEQLDIIPATVHVLVHARLKYACKACESTVRTAALPAQPIPKSNASAGLLAYIATAKYHDALPLHRQEAIFKRMEIDIPRNTLANWMMRSGELIAPLIAQLDSELRSGKIIQCDETPLQVLNEPDRPASSQSYMWVRRSGAPDHSIVLYDYAPSRAGSVAEKLLKDFSGYLQTDDYAGYHAVGRKDDISHVGCWAHARRKFVDAQKAGTSKDKKTTRIGKADVAISYIAKLYAIEKQAKDASSETRRQLRQEKSVPIFSALREWLDKTLHSTLPKGLLGTALGYLNKNWEKLVAYTEDGDVNIDNNLAENAIRPFVIGRKNWLFSATPRGAHASAAIYSLIETAKANGLEPYAYLREVFARLPSISSDDELQALLPWNVSLV; from the coding sequence ATGACGACGCGACCATCAACCCCTTCTTCTGACGATATCCACAGCCTCAAAGCTTTGCTTTTGGAGAAGGATAAACGCATCTCGTTACTCGAAGCACAAGTGCGTTTACTCAGGCATAAACGCTTTGCGGCCAGCAGCGAGAAGTCGGATGGGCAGGCCGAGCTGTTTAATGAAGCCGAAGCCGCTGAGCCTGTTCCCGAAGACGACCTTGACGAAAACACGGATGACGCCGAAACCGAAACAATCCAGTATGAGCGTCGCAAATCCCGTGGTCGTAAATCGTTACCCGCTGACTTGCCGCACGTTCGTATCGAACATGATCTGGCTGATGCCGACAAAGTCTGTGAATGCGGTTGTGCGTTAACGCATATTGGCGAAGACACCAGCGAGCAGCTGGATATCATTCCTGCAACCGTCCACGTCTTAGTACACGCCCGCCTGAAATACGCCTGCAAAGCGTGTGAATCGACGGTACGTACCGCCGCATTACCGGCGCAGCCCATTCCAAAAAGCAATGCGAGTGCAGGCCTACTGGCGTATATCGCTACCGCGAAATACCATGATGCGCTGCCACTGCACCGCCAAGAAGCCATCTTCAAACGGATGGAGATTGATATCCCCCGCAACACCCTCGCCAATTGGATGATGCGCAGCGGTGAATTGATCGCGCCACTTATCGCCCAGCTTGATAGCGAACTTCGCAGCGGCAAAATCATCCAGTGCGACGAAACGCCGCTTCAGGTGCTAAACGAACCGGACAGGCCCGCAAGTAGCCAATCGTATATGTGGGTCAGGCGCAGTGGCGCCCCCGATCACTCCATCGTGTTATATGATTATGCGCCGAGCCGCGCTGGCAGCGTGGCGGAAAAATTACTAAAGGACTTTAGTGGTTACCTGCAAACCGATGACTATGCGGGCTACCATGCCGTTGGACGCAAAGACGACATTAGCCATGTGGGGTGCTGGGCACACGCACGCCGTAAATTCGTTGATGCTCAAAAGGCAGGGACATCTAAAGACAAAAAGACTACCCGCATCGGCAAAGCCGATGTGGCGATCAGTTATATTGCCAAGCTGTACGCCATCGAAAAGCAGGCGAAAGACGCGAGCAGCGAAACTCGCCGCCAGCTACGCCAAGAGAAAAGTGTTCCGATCTTCAGCGCCCTTAGGGAGTGGCTGGACAAAACACTACACAGCACCTTGCCCAAAGGCCTACTCGGTACGGCGCTGGGTTATCTCAATAAGAACTGGGAAAAGCTCGTAGCCTACACAGAAGACGGCGACGTCAACATCGACAATAACCTTGCGGAGAACGCCATCCGCCCCTTCGTTATTGGCCGCAAAAATTGGCTGTTCAGCGCGACGCCCAGAGGTGCCCACGCCAGCGCCGCTATTTATAGCTTGATCGAAACCGCGAAAGCGAATGGCCTTGAACCTTACGCGTATTTGCGTGAGGTGTTTGCAAGACTGCCAAGCATATCCAGTGATGACGAATTGCAGGCATTGCTACCCTGGAATGTGTCCCTCGTATAG
- the tnpB gene encoding IS66 family insertion sequence element accessory protein TnpB (TnpB, as the term is used for proteins encoded by IS66 family insertion elements, is considered an accessory protein, since TnpC, encoded by a neighboring gene, is a DDE family transposase.) codes for MLRPTSNIEVYLYMAPVDMRKSINGLAALVENELALSPMMEVLFVFCNRGRDKIKLLYWERNGFVVWYKRLEKQRFKWPRQCESGYELRDGRDLNLLLDGLDIWRNKPHETLYFDSVS; via the coding sequence ATGCTGCGGCCGACATCCAATATTGAGGTCTATTTGTACATGGCCCCGGTAGATATGCGCAAGTCCATCAATGGCTTGGCCGCGCTGGTTGAAAACGAGCTGGCGCTCTCGCCGATGATGGAAGTCTTGTTTGTGTTTTGCAATCGTGGCCGAGATAAAATCAAACTCCTGTATTGGGAGCGAAATGGTTTTGTGGTCTGGTATAAGCGCCTAGAAAAGCAGCGCTTTAAATGGCCTCGCCAGTGCGAGTCAGGCTATGAATTACGCGATGGCCGCGACTTAAACCTCTTGCTCGATGGCTTGGATATTTGGCGCAATAAACCGCATGAAACCTTGTATTTTGACTCGGTTAGCTAA
- a CDS encoding BrnT family toxin yields the protein MLNLNKITGFDWDAGNSRKSEEKHGVSQAEAEQVFFNDPLLLLLDDKHSRKETRYHAYGKTNDGRKLHITFTLRETDTRIRVISARDMHRKEKMIYDKA from the coding sequence ATGCTCAACTTAAACAAAATAACCGGCTTTGACTGGGATGCTGGAAACTCCAGAAAAAGCGAGGAAAAACATGGCGTTAGTCAGGCCGAAGCCGAGCAGGTGTTCTTTAACGATCCACTTCTGCTGTTGCTTGACGACAAGCATAGCCGAAAGGAAACTAGATACCACGCCTACGGTAAAACCAATGATGGCAGAAAGCTGCACATCACCTTTACCCTCAGGGAAACCGACACGCGTATACGTGTAATTTCCGCCCGGGATATGCACCGGAAGGAGAAAATGATTTATGACAAAGCTTAA